Proteins found in one Lutimonas zeaxanthinifaciens genomic segment:
- the aroA gene encoding 3-phosphoshikimate 1-carboxyvinyltransferase, with protein sequence MIRKIAHYTGEIKGEINISGSKSESNRLLILQRIFPNLSLKNVSNSDDTKYLGKALDGKKDVVDISHAGTAMRFLTAYFASHEGYDLVLTGSERMQNRPISILVDALRSMGADISYAKKEGYPPLKISGKNLEIKKVSIQGNVSSQYISALLLMAPGLKNGLEIELQGKVTSVPYIKMTLALLEEIGVEFSWNDNLIHIKAKPSIEDKELTVESDWSSASYFFSLVALSENGGVKLTSYKEDSLQGDSSLVEIYKHFGVSAHFENDELILEKESMQPKPLVLDLGDSPDLAQTIAVTCFGAGIACDLTGLHTLKIKETDRLVALEQELTKLGAEIQVTDKSLHLKPRKTLNKDVLIETYDDHRMAMAFAPLALLVPIRINDADVVTKSYTDFWSDFDKVLNQ encoded by the coding sequence TTGATCAGAAAAATAGCACATTATACCGGAGAGATTAAAGGAGAGATCAATATATCGGGTTCAAAAAGCGAGTCAAATCGATTATTGATCCTGCAGCGAATTTTTCCGAACCTGAGTTTGAAGAATGTATCGAATTCTGACGATACCAAATATCTTGGAAAGGCACTTGATGGAAAGAAAGATGTGGTAGATATCAGCCATGCAGGTACGGCCATGAGGTTTTTAACGGCCTACTTTGCCTCTCATGAAGGCTATGACCTTGTGCTTACGGGATCAGAGCGAATGCAAAACAGGCCGATAAGCATTTTGGTGGATGCACTTCGAAGTATGGGAGCAGATATCAGTTATGCAAAGAAGGAGGGTTATCCACCTTTAAAGATCAGCGGTAAAAACCTGGAAATTAAAAAGGTCAGTATTCAGGGAAATGTAAGTAGCCAGTATATTTCTGCCTTGCTTTTGATGGCACCGGGATTAAAGAATGGATTGGAAATAGAGCTTCAGGGAAAAGTAACTTCAGTACCTTACATTAAAATGACCCTGGCTTTGCTTGAAGAAATTGGTGTTGAATTCAGCTGGAATGATAATCTTATCCATATAAAGGCAAAACCCTCCATTGAGGACAAAGAGCTTACCGTGGAATCTGATTGGAGTTCTGCTTCGTATTTTTTCAGCCTTGTGGCTTTAAGCGAAAACGGGGGCGTAAAACTGACCTCGTACAAGGAGGACAGCTTGCAAGGCGATAGTTCTCTGGTTGAGATCTATAAGCATTTTGGGGTAAGCGCCCATTTTGAAAATGACGAGCTGATACTTGAAAAAGAATCAATGCAACCAAAACCTCTCGTACTTGACCTCGGCGATTCACCGGATCTTGCACAGACCATCGCTGTAACCTGTTTCGGGGCAGGAATTGCCTGTGATCTTACAGGTTTGCATACCCTTAAAATAAAGGAAACTGACAGGTTGGTAGCCCTGGAACAGGAATTGACAAAACTGGGAGCAGAAATTCAGGTTACGGACAAAAGCCTACATCTAAAGCCAAGAAAAACCCTGAACAAGGATGTCTTAATAGAAACCTATGATGACCACAGGATGGCCATGGCATTTGCCCCGTTAGCCCTTTTGGTACCGATAAGGATCAATGATGCAGATGTGGTTACCAAGTCGTATACAGATTTCTGGTCTGATTTTGATAAGGTTCTTAACCAATAA
- a CDS encoding SDR family NAD(P)-dependent oxidoreductase codes for MDLRLTDKKVLITGSTSGIGFEIAKRFLEEGASVTINGRSDDNLQNALDRLKESFPDSSVNGIVADFRNPKAHESVIKLLPEVDILINNVGIYASKTFDETSDQDWEEMFQVNVMAAIRLSRHYLPQMKKTGWGRILFVSSECAQLVPEDLIAYSTTKAALLALSRGLAQTTKGTEVTVNAIIPGSTLTEGAKIFLQQQAEKENKSPGKISEEFFQEARPSSLLQRFAEPKEVADMALFLSSPLSAATNGAAIKVDGGSIPGIF; via the coding sequence ATGGATCTTCGATTAACAGATAAAAAAGTACTGATTACCGGTTCCACCTCAGGGATTGGGTTTGAGATCGCAAAGCGGTTTTTAGAAGAAGGTGCATCAGTAACCATTAACGGGCGATCCGATGACAACCTTCAAAATGCTTTAGACAGATTAAAGGAGTCCTTTCCGGATAGTTCTGTTAACGGAATCGTGGCCGACTTTCGAAATCCTAAAGCCCATGAATCAGTTATCAAGCTTCTTCCAGAGGTTGATATTTTGATCAATAATGTTGGAATTTATGCCTCCAAAACCTTCGATGAAACTTCTGATCAGGACTGGGAAGAAATGTTTCAGGTCAATGTTATGGCAGCTATCAGGCTATCCAGGCATTACCTTCCACAAATGAAGAAAACCGGATGGGGAAGAATTTTGTTTGTATCCAGTGAATGTGCGCAACTTGTCCCGGAGGACCTCATCGCTTACAGCACAACCAAAGCAGCACTGCTTGCCCTGTCACGCGGACTGGCGCAAACTACTAAAGGAACAGAAGTTACTGTCAACGCCATTATACCCGGATCTACCCTTACAGAAGGAGCTAAAATATTCTTACAACAACAGGCTGAAAAAGAAAACAAGAGTCCAGGAAAAATTAGTGAGGAATTTTTTCAGGAAGCCAGGCCGAGTTCCTTACTTCAGCGGTTTGCAGAGCCAAAAGAAGTTGCCGATATGGCCCTGTTCCTTTCAAGTCCCTTAAGTGCAGCAACTAACGGCGCCGCAATAAAAGTGGACGGCGGATCCATACCTGGGATTTTTTAG
- a CDS encoding sodium:solute symporter has product MLGTLNPIDLGIIFIYFAIILWIAWWVSKGGGKNKGERDSKDYFLAGKTAGWFVIGASLFASNIGSEIIIGVSGAGARAEMPQANFEILAALILILLGWVFVPFYLRTGVYTMPEFLEIRYSKACRNYLSVVSVLAYIITKISLIIFAGALVFETMGVSFWTGAIITIVATGFYTILGGLRAVIYTDMIQTFILLAGTIAVTYFGLAQIGGWNSMMDTLIMASEKPGNPEASQFFNLWRPSSDTDYPWTGMLFGAPILGVWYWCTDQFIVQRTLSAKDISNARKGTLFAGFLKLLPVFIFFIPGVIAFALSQKGMLNFTLDNPDHALPAMINGFLPIGLKGLAISGLLAALMSSLSSAFNSSSTLITFDFYKQYKPHASEKELVWVGQIATLILVVMSFLWIPFMKTLMGGGLFHYLQSVQAYISPPIAAVFLFGLFFKWINARGAIMALWSGFILGMTRLVTEYLTKEGIIELTPGSLLQVMLDINFLHYAIYLFIFSVAVLMLFSQLGRPKSDDLLRLVTFNKSEMKLKFTWSADVWLTLLLISCVLALWIIFSPLVLA; this is encoded by the coding sequence ATGTTAGGAACCCTCAACCCTATTGATCTTGGCATCATCTTTATTTATTTTGCTATTATTTTATGGATAGCCTGGTGGGTCTCAAAAGGAGGAGGTAAAAACAAAGGTGAACGAGATTCGAAAGATTATTTCCTTGCCGGTAAAACAGCAGGTTGGTTCGTTATCGGAGCCTCACTCTTTGCTTCCAACATCGGGTCTGAAATTATCATAGGGGTTTCCGGAGCAGGTGCAAGGGCTGAGATGCCTCAGGCTAATTTTGAAATTCTTGCGGCCTTGATCCTGATCCTGCTGGGATGGGTTTTTGTTCCTTTTTATCTAAGAACTGGGGTTTATACCATGCCCGAATTCCTCGAGATCAGATACTCCAAAGCCTGCAGAAACTATTTATCAGTAGTTTCGGTTCTGGCCTATATCATCACAAAGATTTCCCTGATCATTTTTGCAGGCGCCCTGGTATTTGAAACGATGGGGGTTTCATTTTGGACCGGAGCCATAATAACAATTGTTGCCACAGGGTTTTATACCATTTTGGGAGGCTTAAGGGCGGTGATTTATACCGATATGATCCAGACTTTTATTCTTTTGGCGGGAACCATTGCCGTTACTTATTTTGGTCTTGCCCAAATTGGTGGATGGAATTCCATGATGGATACCCTCATCATGGCATCAGAAAAACCAGGTAATCCTGAAGCAAGTCAGTTTTTTAATTTATGGAGGCCATCTTCTGATACAGATTACCCCTGGACAGGCATGTTGTTTGGAGCCCCAATTCTGGGTGTATGGTACTGGTGTACGGATCAGTTTATCGTGCAAAGAACATTGTCCGCCAAGGATATAAGCAATGCGCGAAAAGGAACCTTATTTGCAGGATTTTTAAAACTTTTACCCGTATTTATTTTTTTTATTCCGGGTGTTATCGCTTTTGCGCTTTCCCAAAAAGGAATGCTCAATTTTACTCTTGATAATCCGGACCATGCTTTACCGGCCATGATCAACGGATTTCTTCCCATTGGGTTAAAAGGCCTGGCTATTTCCGGGCTGCTTGCGGCATTGATGAGTTCCTTGTCTTCGGCATTTAACTCTTCCTCCACCCTGATCACCTTTGATTTTTACAAACAATACAAACCCCATGCAAGCGAAAAAGAGCTGGTATGGGTAGGGCAAATTGCAACACTCATTTTGGTTGTAATGAGTTTTCTTTGGATACCATTTATGAAAACCCTTATGGGCGGGGGTTTATTTCATTATCTGCAAAGTGTACAAGCCTATATTTCACCTCCTATTGCAGCCGTTTTTCTTTTTGGTTTATTCTTTAAATGGATCAACGCCAGAGGGGCCATCATGGCCTTATGGTCTGGATTTATTCTGGGAATGACTCGATTGGTAACAGAATATTTAACAAAAGAAGGTATCATTGAGTTGACTCCGGGAAGCCTGTTACAGGTTATGCTGGACATCAACTTTTTACACTATGCCATCTATTTATTCATCTTTAGTGTGGCGGTTTTAATGCTGTTCAGCCAGCTTGGACGGCCAAAATCTGATGACCTGCTTCGACTCGTCACCTTTAATAAATCCGAAATGAAATTAAAGTTTACCTGGTCTGCTGATGTATGGCTTACTTTACTTTTAATATCTTGTGTATTAGCCTTATGGATCATTTTTAGCCCTCTTGTACTAGCTTAA
- a CDS encoding phytanoyl-CoA dioxygenase family protein produces the protein MNYQNQNTDERESPNQNHKEIPGNPSTATSSAQKLNDRSNGKPLKVLSEEDWNFWMHNGYIVIKNAVSREQAAQTADFLWEFEEKDKNDPSTWYTSARAEIEMKELAGTGMVEVYNNQALWNNRQNQRVYEAFTDIWGTDKLWVTIDRANLNFPIKPGFEYKGFIHWDYDPETKPQNVQGVLALADQNDPEMGGFQCIPWLYRNYDTWKLGQPEDRDYFQPDVSGLEDEIVKVKLNAGDLLIFNSTQPHGIRPNMSKDKVRIAQYISMMPAEEDNEELREWRINSWKKRIAPSGYAFPGDPRNLEQIKYERAELNELGKKLLGLNNW, from the coding sequence ATGAACTATCAAAATCAAAACACCGACGAAAGAGAAAGTCCCAATCAAAATCATAAAGAGATTCCCGGTAATCCGTCAACAGCGACCAGCAGCGCACAAAAGTTGAACGATCGATCGAACGGTAAGCCACTCAAAGTACTCTCTGAAGAAGATTGGAATTTCTGGATGCACAATGGCTATATCGTTATCAAAAATGCGGTTTCAAGAGAACAGGCTGCTCAAACTGCTGATTTTCTGTGGGAGTTTGAAGAAAAGGATAAAAATGACCCTTCTACCTGGTACACCTCTGCAAGGGCAGAAATTGAGATGAAAGAACTGGCAGGTACTGGAATGGTTGAGGTATATAACAATCAGGCTCTTTGGAACAACAGACAAAATCAAAGAGTTTATGAGGCCTTTACCGATATCTGGGGGACCGATAAACTTTGGGTAACCATTGACCGCGCCAATCTCAATTTCCCAATAAAACCCGGTTTTGAATACAAGGGATTTATTCACTGGGATTATGATCCTGAAACCAAACCACAGAATGTTCAAGGGGTATTAGCTCTTGCCGATCAAAATGATCCTGAAATGGGAGGTTTTCAGTGTATTCCCTGGTTATATCGAAATTATGATACCTGGAAACTGGGCCAACCTGAAGACAGAGATTATTTTCAACCGGACGTCTCAGGCCTTGAAGATGAGATTGTAAAGGTAAAGCTGAACGCCGGGGATCTACTTATTTTTAACAGCACGCAACCTCATGGAATCCGGCCTAACATGTCCAAAGATAAGGTTAGGATTGCACAGTATATTTCAATGATGCCGGCAGAAGAAGACAATGAGGAGCTCAGAGAATGGCGAATCAATTCCTGGAAGAAAAGGATAGCTCCCAGCGGTTATGCCTTTCCGGGAGATCCTAGAAATCTGGAACAGATAAAGTATGAACGAGCAGAATTAAATGAGCTTGGGAAAAAGTTGTTAGGACTGAATAATTGGTAA
- a CDS encoding helix-turn-helix domain-containing protein, producing MKTELEHINPAKGSSVSLMINPNLSDFFFWHFHPEFELVYIEGADGNRHVGKHHSVFKGSDLVLIGSYIPHLNFDYGIKSTYEKIVVHIQPDFLKGTFADTPELSNIHNLLQLSQHGIAFGSETKKELGPRLKKLENRDGFDLFLELLDILNILSSAKDSVLLHQEIVRNQFNSKDKDRLDKIYSFIELNYRKQIKLEEVAELSHLTKPAFCRYFKHMTKLTFTQFVNHYRVDQAKKLLLSGSNVTEACFSSGFESLSYFNRTFKKITGTNPVSFRSRYQNR from the coding sequence ATGAAAACAGAATTGGAGCATATAAATCCTGCAAAAGGCAGTTCGGTCAGCCTGATGATCAATCCTAATTTGAGCGACTTTTTTTTCTGGCATTTTCATCCTGAATTTGAGTTGGTCTATATTGAGGGAGCTGACGGGAACAGACATGTAGGAAAGCATCATTCAGTATTCAAAGGGAGTGACCTGGTACTTATCGGATCTTATATTCCTCATCTAAATTTTGATTATGGTATAAAATCAACCTACGAAAAGATCGTGGTGCATATTCAGCCGGATTTCCTTAAAGGCACCTTTGCAGATACTCCGGAGCTCAGTAATATTCATAATCTGCTTCAACTGTCTCAACATGGAATTGCTTTTGGTTCAGAAACCAAGAAGGAATTAGGCCCACGTCTCAAAAAGCTGGAGAATCGGGATGGTTTTGATCTTTTTCTCGAACTTTTGGATATCCTCAATATCTTATCTTCTGCTAAGGATTCCGTCCTGCTTCATCAGGAAATCGTAAGAAATCAATTTAATTCGAAAGACAAAGACAGGCTCGATAAGATCTATTCCTTTATTGAACTGAATTATCGAAAGCAGATAAAACTAGAGGAGGTTGCTGAACTTAGTCATTTAACGAAGCCGGCTTTCTGTCGTTATTTTAAACATATGACCAAGCTGACTTTTACCCAGTTTGTAAATCATTACAGAGTGGATCAGGCGAAGAAACTGCTTCTTTCTGGTAGCAATGTCACAGAGGCCTGTTTTTCAAGCGGTTTTGAAAGCCTGTCTTATTTCAACAGGACCTTTAAAAAGATCACGGGAACGAATCCGGTGTCTTTTCGATCTCGATATCAAAATCGATAA
- a CDS encoding tetratricopeptide repeat protein, which yields MKATKGIIVVLIVLISVIEACTTAKSQYEKGNYYDAVMRSVEKLRKSPNNKSARETLANAYPQAINSFMDRLENEDQANVDFKFTKAVYTYEKLNKMYESIQRSPGAKQVITNPKKYYTTLNRIKPDAAEEQYSAGLYHLSLGDRNNAKKAYDYFVRTDQFMPGYKDVGPKIDEAYNRSILHVVADLKPVQSRTYELSADIFYKQVENTLQQIENNEFIRFYTPEEASKYGLQNPDQILKVNFEDFVVGETHTRQKIEKMEKDSVVVGEVTLDSGRKKEVIGTVNADVSLYRMEVISRGLVNLSITQNGMDQRDLIYQDFPGEFVWFHEWGQFNGDERALTEEQSLICSNRRINPAPPQQLFVEFTKPIQQQMHNRLISFYKNY from the coding sequence ATGAAAGCTACAAAGGGTATTATCGTTGTTTTGATCGTTTTGATCTCGGTTATTGAGGCATGTACCACGGCCAAAAGTCAGTATGAAAAAGGCAATTACTATGACGCCGTTATGCGTTCGGTTGAGAAACTTCGTAAGAGCCCAAACAATAAGTCGGCTCGGGAAACATTGGCCAACGCTTATCCACAGGCGATCAATTCCTTTATGGACAGGCTGGAAAATGAAGATCAGGCCAATGTGGATTTTAAATTCACAAAAGCTGTTTACACCTATGAGAAGCTGAATAAAATGTATGAAAGCATTCAACGTTCTCCTGGTGCCAAACAGGTCATCACGAACCCAAAAAAATACTATACTACGCTTAACAGGATTAAACCAGATGCAGCTGAAGAACAATATAGTGCAGGACTCTATCATCTGTCATTGGGTGACAGGAACAACGCAAAAAAAGCTTACGATTATTTTGTTCGAACGGATCAGTTCATGCCCGGATATAAAGATGTAGGACCTAAAATAGATGAAGCCTATAACCGTTCCATTTTACACGTGGTGGCTGATTTAAAACCTGTTCAGTCGAGAACCTATGAATTAAGCGCAGATATTTTTTACAAGCAGGTAGAAAACACCCTGCAACAGATAGAAAATAATGAGTTCATAAGATTTTACACACCTGAAGAAGCCTCGAAATACGGTTTACAAAATCCCGATCAGATCCTTAAAGTTAATTTTGAAGATTTTGTCGTGGGAGAAACCCATACCCGGCAGAAAATCGAAAAGATGGAAAAGGACAGTGTAGTGGTTGGTGAAGTTACACTTGACAGTGGCCGTAAAAAAGAAGTAATCGGTACCGTAAACGCAGATGTTTCCTTATATAGAATGGAAGTGATCTCAAGAGGGTTGGTCAATCTTTCGATCACCCAGAACGGAATGGACCAAAGAGACCTGATCTATCAGGACTTCCCGGGAGAATTCGTATGGTTTCATGAATGGGGCCAGTTCAATGGAGATGAACGAGCTCTCACAGAGGAGCAAAGCCTGATTTGCAGCAATCGTCGAATCAACCCGGCTCCGCCACAACAGTTATTCGTGGAGTTTACAAAGCCCATTCAGCAGCAAATGCATAATCGTTTGATCTCATTTTATAAGAATTATTGA
- a CDS encoding sulfatase-like hydrolase/transferase, translating into MKFKANLFFLLFFCLCFGTSLMAQDQIIHDAEYYILKSQNQDQWNTEDKELKKKLQELEKKHGTPPNIVYILWDDQQFGAVGFPHIQKALGYSTPNMNQLADEGINFTRMYSEPACTPTRAAFLTGRHPVRNGMGVVGMPHEFSGMAGEEVTIAEVLSEAGYATAHFGKGHLGDIEESYLHNQGFDEALFTPMNQITSLYNPQGNAANAILGLHPEQYPEDPYQLDDPGLVPKGWVQILDGKKGQLAEEWCGNSNECYEKMEAESEKRTLEFIRKNAQAKKPFFVEYWPNFLNFLLPEPQKSSINGGKVPNAYTRLDAFVGKVKETLHEEGVAENTLFLIMADNGPMVHNPPPGWGMTEILFTGGKGDFTEGGIRVPAIAYWPGTIKEGQLVGDIVHVTDLFTTFAKIAGAEKYIPKDRIIDGIDQTSVLLNGDTFGRRDYVFVYQGHELAAIVKGRYKRHLISDDPGVATGIGASFYDLYQDPKEHNPHLVPLIHTQGQFTRMQIRHELMKKEYPDSQNGKGIPLTGISNARPETKAIKTMVEDQMKLMPIDIKKYIEFDGSKMKVDGDWGH; encoded by the coding sequence ATGAAATTTAAAGCGAATCTATTTTTCCTGTTATTTTTCTGTCTATGTTTTGGTACAAGCCTTATGGCACAGGACCAGATAATTCATGATGCAGAATATTACATCTTGAAATCTCAGAATCAGGATCAATGGAACACCGAGGACAAAGAACTGAAAAAAAAGCTCCAGGAGCTCGAGAAAAAACATGGAACCCCTCCGAATATTGTTTACATTTTATGGGATGATCAGCAATTTGGTGCTGTTGGCTTCCCTCATATCCAGAAAGCTTTAGGTTACTCGACACCAAATATGAATCAACTTGCAGACGAAGGAATTAATTTCACTAGAATGTACTCTGAGCCTGCCTGTACACCAACAAGAGCAGCATTTCTTACGGGCCGCCACCCAGTCAGGAATGGAATGGGTGTTGTAGGAATGCCTCATGAGTTTTCAGGAATGGCAGGAGAGGAAGTTACAATTGCTGAAGTGCTTTCAGAGGCAGGTTATGCAACTGCCCACTTTGGTAAAGGTCACCTGGGAGATATAGAAGAAAGTTATCTTCATAATCAGGGATTTGACGAGGCTCTTTTTACTCCCATGAATCAAATCACATCACTCTATAACCCACAGGGGAATGCCGCCAATGCCATTCTTGGATTACACCCCGAACAATATCCTGAAGATCCTTATCAACTTGATGATCCAGGATTGGTTCCAAAAGGATGGGTTCAGATTTTAGACGGCAAAAAGGGGCAACTTGCTGAAGAATGGTGTGGCAATAGCAACGAATGCTACGAAAAAATGGAAGCTGAGTCGGAAAAAAGAACTCTCGAATTTATCAGGAAAAACGCACAGGCGAAAAAGCCCTTCTTTGTGGAATATTGGCCTAATTTCCTAAACTTCCTGTTACCTGAGCCTCAAAAATCATCGATTAACGGAGGTAAGGTCCCTAACGCTTATACCCGGCTTGACGCCTTTGTTGGTAAAGTAAAAGAGACTCTTCACGAAGAAGGAGTTGCAGAAAACACCTTGTTCTTGATCATGGCGGATAATGGCCCTATGGTCCACAATCCTCCTCCGGGCTGGGGAATGACCGAAATTCTTTTCACTGGTGGCAAAGGAGATTTTACAGAGGGAGGAATCAGGGTTCCTGCAATAGCCTATTGGCCGGGAACTATTAAAGAAGGACAATTGGTAGGCGATATTGTGCATGTCACTGACCTCTTTACTACTTTTGCAAAAATTGCCGGGGCCGAAAAATACATTCCCAAGGATCGAATTATTGATGGAATCGACCAGACTTCAGTTCTTTTAAACGGAGATACCTTTGGAAGGCGAGATTATGTATTTGTATATCAGGGTCACGAACTGGCAGCCATCGTGAAAGGAAGGTATAAAAGGCATTTGATTTCTGATGATCCCGGTGTTGCCACAGGAATAGGTGCCTCTTTTTACGATCTGTACCAGGATCCTAAAGAGCATAACCCACATCTGGTGCCCTTGATTCATACACAGGGACAATTTACCCGGATGCAGATCCGACATGAACTGATGAAAAAAGAATATCCTGACAGCCAAAACGGAAAGGGGATTCCTTTAACAGGTATATCCAACGCTCGTCCTGAAACAAAGGCGATCAAAACCATGGTAGAAGATCAAATGAAACTCATGCCGATAGACATAAAAAAATACATTGAATTTGACGGGTCCAAGATGAAAGTTGACGGAGACTGGGGTCATTAA
- a CDS encoding cyclic nucleotide-binding domain-containing protein: MKHKSINRIELADGSNIAVIGGGPAGSFFTYYALQFAERLGMHISIDIYEAKDFGKIGSGGCNHCGGIVSESLVQKLSVDGILIPKEVIQRSINSYTLHIEQGKAIIQTPSQEHRIASVFRGCGPRGCTRQPGRSFDNFLLGLCEKKGANIIRQKVSGLEREEDGILVKSKKEARSYDFVVGGVGLGKKSLNMFKEICPEFELPLVTRAYISEISMKKEDISSHFGDSMHVFLLNVPKVTFGALIPKENFVTLVLLGKDVNQEIVDRFLDTDEVRNLFPESMVLKDSSPCKCFPMINIKEATSPYADRIALIGDSASSKLYKNGIGAAYITGRAAAKAAVFNGIDKKSLKSVYAPVCRDLDFDNRVGKLIFFVTKIIQKNPFLKKGLLRTVIKEQNKENSKFLMSSALWDTFTGSEGYRNIFKRFMSPSLIFNYIRNIFSTAVFSKEVHQKTSSNGIGHLYKNGEVIIEQGTLGDCLYVIQEGSVEVVLENNNEEVKVAELGKSEFFGEMGLFESDVRSCTVRALGEAKILTIDKKNFYESIQNDASLAYRLLEKMSQRLREANLKLSNYHEDGYSYQKS, from the coding sequence ATGAAGCATAAATCTATAAATAGAATAGAATTAGCAGATGGTTCGAATATTGCCGTAATTGGAGGTGGGCCTGCAGGAAGCTTCTTTACTTACTATGCTTTACAATTTGCTGAAAGACTGGGTATGCATATTTCAATCGATATTTATGAAGCAAAGGATTTTGGTAAAATAGGATCTGGTGGATGTAATCACTGCGGAGGCATTGTTTCTGAGTCTTTGGTACAGAAGTTGTCTGTTGATGGGATTCTTATCCCTAAGGAGGTTATTCAAAGAAGTATTAATTCTTACACCCTCCATATTGAACAAGGAAAAGCGATTATTCAAACACCCAGCCAGGAACATCGAATAGCTTCAGTATTCAGAGGATGTGGCCCCAGAGGCTGTACCAGGCAACCTGGAAGGAGTTTTGATAATTTTTTACTCGGTCTTTGTGAGAAAAAGGGTGCCAATATTATTCGTCAGAAAGTGTCAGGATTAGAAAGGGAAGAAGATGGTATTTTAGTTAAATCAAAAAAAGAAGCCAGGTCATATGACTTTGTTGTGGGTGGCGTTGGATTGGGGAAGAAGAGTCTGAACATGTTTAAGGAGATATGCCCTGAATTTGAACTCCCTCTGGTGACTCGTGCTTATATCAGTGAAATTTCCATGAAAAAAGAGGATATAAGTTCGCATTTTGGTGATTCTATGCACGTCTTTCTCCTGAATGTACCCAAAGTCACTTTTGGGGCTTTGATTCCCAAGGAAAATTTTGTTACGCTGGTATTATTGGGGAAGGATGTAAACCAGGAGATCGTAGATCGGTTTTTGGATACAGATGAAGTAAGAAACCTTTTTCCGGAATCAATGGTGTTAAAGGATTCATCACCCTGTAAATGTTTCCCGATGATTAATATTAAAGAAGCGACATCTCCTTATGCGGACCGAATAGCATTGATTGGGGACTCAGCATCTTCGAAACTCTATAAAAATGGAATTGGAGCTGCTTATATTACGGGAAGGGCAGCAGCTAAGGCAGCCGTATTTAACGGAATTGACAAAAAAAGCCTGAAATCTGTATATGCGCCTGTTTGCAGGGATCTTGACTTTGATAATCGAGTTGGTAAACTGATCTTTTTTGTGACTAAAATTATTCAAAAGAACCCATTTTTGAAAAAGGGACTGTTACGAACAGTAATCAAAGAACAGAATAAAGAAAACAGTAAATTTCTAATGAGTTCTGCTTTGTGGGATACCTTCACAGGCAGTGAGGGGTACAGGAATATTTTCAAAAGATTCATGAGTCCTTCACTTATTTTCAATTACATCAGAAATATCTTTTCCACGGCGGTATTTTCTAAAGAAGTACATCAGAAAACCAGCTCCAATGGAATTGGTCATCTCTACAAAAACGGAGAAGTTATTATAGAACAAGGCACTTTAGGAGATTGTTTGTATGTCATACAAGAGGGTAGTGTAGAGGTTGTATTGGAAAACAACAATGAAGAAGTAAAAGTCGCAGAACTTGGAAAATCTGAATTTTTTGGTGAAATGGGCCTCTTTGAAAGTGATGTCAGGTCTTGTACTGTCCGAGCATTGGGTGAAGCAAAGATACTTACAATAGATAAAAAGAATTTTTACGAATCGATTCAGAATGATGCTTCTTTAGCTTATAGGTTGCTTGAAAAAATGTCACAGCGACTTAGAGAAGCGAATTTGAAACTATCGAATTATCATGAAGACGGTTACTCTTATCAGAAAAGTTAA